The sequence below is a genomic window from Phoenix dactylifera cultivar Barhee BC4 chromosome 8, palm_55x_up_171113_PBpolish2nd_filt_p, whole genome shotgun sequence.
TTTGCACATAATGCTCATTGAAGTTGATGAAAGAAGCGGAGGAATCCACCCTTTCCCATCTCCCATAAATAGCCAGCGTGCAATTATTGGCTCCAACCACCTCATGGTGTCGCCCTTCACTCAGTTTAATAAACTATGTGATAACTTGTTAATGATATGACATGGAAACATTGGCCCTCCGTTGTGCTAGGAGTTTTAAATGGTTGGTGGGTTCAGGTTTGGGCTGGCTTGCATCTGTACAGATATTTGTTGAGCTGGCCATCCAGTGAGTCAACTGCTTATGGTTTTTGGCTAAAATCCTTTTCTTTGGAAAAACTGCTATCCCAGCTTGGTACAAGGGATTCAGATATGTTATCTGAAAGTATTTTCATGCAGCacctaaactatttttttattacacactacttttttttaaaaaaagctgcTGTATATAGTTTACAAGTATTTGTCATTTTTGGAGAAGACTTCTTGcagtatttttttgaatttcttgcaTATACAATTTCAGCAGCTTTAGATTTTAGTTAATTCACTTCTAATGTCTTTCTCATCCAGAAATTTCGTGAAGAGGACAAGCAACTATCAGCAACAGAGGCATACATGCGTAGGTCAGATTCCTTACGAAGGGTTAGTAACTTCTGACCTCTATCAGTTGGAGATCATCTGTTTCAGTTCTGTTCCTTCTTATGGATGTTTCTGGTTACTGAAATCTTAGTTTCAAATGGAAACCATAAGAAATTGTTTTTAAGTGCATTTGCTATTTTGTGACTGTAGATGATAATGTCAAAAGAGGAATGGGTAAAGTTCCACTACTTCCTTAAGAGGAAATTAATAATCTGTGGGAAATACTACTGAGTATAGGATGCGCACTAAAATAAgacagtttttcttttttatgtcaCAGATACAAGAATAGATAGAAACTGGAAAAATGGTGTCCACAAAAACTCTCTGGTTGTTTTTTTTAGGctttaatctcaaaattatgcTTCTGCTTTCATGATATGACTAACATATTTTATTAAGCAGAATGTATATTAAAATGGCAAGGTAAAGATTTGTTATATGACTTATATCACATTACTTTTCTCCAAATGCTGTTGCACATGCCCAATTTACTAGACCATTGTTATTTCTAAACCCTTTCTGTTTTAACAGTTGGTGGTTGGAGAGCCAATATGATTCCCCTTTTTGTAATTTCTTCTTGATTTTGCAATGTTTTCTCCATCAAATATATTATCATTGTTATAGTTATCGTGCTTCCTTCAATCAACCTTTATGTAGAGCACATGTGCTATTTTGCTAGCATGATTCGTAGAATATTTTTAGCTGTTTAAGGTCCGTTTCACTGTTATTAATAACAGTGCATGGAAAAATTAGCAAGTTCATTATAATTGTAAGTAGTAGTTATGTTATATTCTACACTAATGGGATAGGTATTCTCTGTTTTTTTAAGTTAAGCTCCAGTTTGGATGCAGGATAAGTTTAGGCTAACTGCAGGTTATCCACTAACGCCGCCGAATAAGGTCTGGTTTCGTCTGGTTATCCTTGTCTCCTTCCATCCAGAGGTGTCAGATAACTTTAACCTACAAAATCTCCTTTCTCTTTCCTACCTTTTCATATTCTTCTACAACTTATCCTACTAACCCTCaaacttcaaccaaacaagGGATATTACTAACGCAGGAATAAGTGGATATGTCAGGATACCTAGAGCTAAGGTTAAGTACCCCCTGCTTAGGTATCCTTTTTCCAAATGCAGCCTCAGAGGCTTAAATAAACTCAGCATGATATTCAAGTGGTGAAATGCATTTCTCGAGAAGTTATAAATTATAACCTGTGCAAATTATTTGGCAGGAAACAGGCATGAAAACCTTATATGCATGTCTTTTAGAACAATAATGATGGCTTACAACTCAGCAAATCCCTATGACCAAACCACATGAGGCATAAGCAATGCacaaaaacaaagagagaatatATTCTATGTGAGAGGTCCCTGTATGGACGCATCAAATAATCCTAGAATGATATGCTAAAAACTTCAAACAATGAATTTAAGTCATGATCCTGTGCAAATTGTTTTGTTGGACATAGACATGAAAGCCTCATTTCTATATGTATCTTTTATAATAGCAATAATACAACATACAAATTGGTAAGTCCCCATTAGTAAAACCATATGAGGCTAATTTAGCAATCAAGGTCCAAAAGCTCATTTATTTTACTTTCAGTTTTCGCCGGACCCAATCACTTCTGGTTTATACTCCAGTTTCAACCTTTGCAGTTGAAGATTgtaaatattaataaaaaaatatttgtaatcaggGGATGCCAAAAAATATAGATACAAACaattaaagaaaacaaatatGGCAGCTTGTGAAGTGTATTTTTATATTGTTTTTGGACCCTTTTTGCATTAAAACAATTGAATTTTTTAGTGTtttaaagaaatcaagtttagaGTGTAATTTATAACTATACTATTTGATGGTAATCTAGCATATTATAATCCAAATGCCTACGAGATTTCAAATCTAGGATAGCGAAACttctttaaaatattattacttTCTTCTCTTTATTTTACCAGCATTGCAATACCTGCACTCTTCTTAGAACTTATATCGTTTAAGTGTCATCTAGGAAAAACTGAAATTGAATAGGAAAAAATTAGCATAAATatgcatttaattttacctcATAAGTTTGGCTAAACTCCAAAACCTGCCTTTATATTGGATTAGTTCTTGCTGAAACTGAAATGCTTTGATATGAAGTTTGAAGACAAACTTGAAAGCTTGTTTAACAATGAACACATACCTTGGTGAGGGGCTCTTTTATGGATACAAATTTCATTTGAGCATGGGAAGAATTATGGGATTTTTCAAGTTGTATGCTATCTCTGCATTGTTCTGTCTGTTATCTTGATTGGATGATGGGAGTTTCATGGTGCACCTCTGATGAAATTCTTTTAAGGTCATCTTAATGTTGTTTTTGTTGGAGTTGCTAAACGCCAACATTGTGAAGCTTGAAAGCATGAAATAGGATATCTAAGCtgacatatttatatatatctaTGCAGTGTAAGTTAGAACATTTTGCTTATAAATAGAATCTTTTATGAGGCTACTAGctttattgatttatattttataattcaCTGCATATAGGCTGAACAAAAGGCACGTGAGGAAAGCGAAAGGTTAAGGCAACAAGAACGAGAACAAATTGCAGAGAAGCGCAGGCGTGACCTGGTGATTCCTCTTACGTCCTGATTGCTTGTTCACTCAGATGTAGCAAGTATTTTGGAAGTTGCCTGCCTATCTGTGATTGATTTATTCAGTCATGATGTTTTCCTATTCAGACGCTTAGAGCTCGTGTGGCTGCCAAGGCAGAGCAAAAGAAGTTAGACCTGCTGTTTCTTCTCTGGGCTGAGCATCATAAGAAGCTGTCCAATTTTTTAAGGTACAAATGAAGTTGTAGAAGTCATTTACAGGTTtcgcccttttttttcttcagttgtgtttttctttttcatcattTATCGCTTCATGTTaatttttaatcttttctatTACTGCCTTAAAGTTAATGCCTTTGGAATTACTTTATGAATTTTCTTATGTACTGCaggttatttttattttggcccAAAAGTGTCCATATTGACAATTTAGTTGAAACAGATAAGTTTCTGATTGTATGAGTAGTGTTAAACCTTCGATGCGACCAGAAGCTTTCCTAATGCATCTTTTGCACCATATTTAAATTGCTTTGTGGATATTGACTCTGTTATAATTTGTTTTTGCTGTCTTTGTTAGGACTAAGGCAGAACCCCCAATATATTATATGCCAGCCAAACCATTAGTCGAGGATACTGCTATTGTCGAGCAACGCAAAGAACAGGTATGATGTTAATGCTCGCTATTTCTTTTTGTGTGATATGAATTGGTTCATATGCAATACTTGCAGGGTAATGATAATTCGAAGAAGGTGTTCCCCTTTTTATTCTCTTATGCGAAGTCTGTTGGGGTACCCTCTGCTGCTCAAAATGTATTGCATCAATGATGAGTCTTTGATTTGTTCTTTCCCATCAAATCCAGTGCATATACAAATATTGCAAAAATAGGAATACCTCCTTTTTCTatgcacttttgttttctttttcctgtCCTAGACTTGAAGGCGTGAACCTAATGATTAGACCATCTCATGGTGGTTAGAAAGAAAATGTCTTGGCGGTAAATCTTGTTATGCATTGGAGGTCAAGTAGTCTTTGGGATCAGCAAGTCTCACCGTTAAAGAACATATTAAGCCTTAATGCATGTAATCTACAGGTTTTTCTTGAATGGAAATCAGCACGAAGAGCTGAGTTGTCAGAATACCAAAAGCAAATTGAGGAGCAGCATATTTCAAATGTTGAAAAGGAGTTGGAAAGGTGGCAGAATGCTCGGAATGCAAGGAGAGCAAACAATCTGGTGAATCTACAGGAGACGATGGACAAGGAGCTAGAGACACACAAGCTGGAGCATGGCCCCAAGACACGGAGGATTCCAGGTAGCAATGACGATGAAGAGGATGTGGAGGATATAGCTGCTGAAGATGAGCTAATGGATGAAGTCCTTGAAGTTCATGAGAGGATTGATGGTGATGCAGCCAAGCTGTCTGAAACTGGTAATGGCAGTCCAAGCCCTGTCGAGATGCAGTAGTAGGGTGTAGCAACTAGGTCTCACAATCAAGGTATTATGTATTTcagtaaaatttatatttttaatttgtttttgtATACTCAATAGCTCTGAGGTTGTATTTGTCTCTTCTTTTTTGGCTCCTGAGTTTTCCATATTATCAGCATGAAGTCTTGCCTTGAGAGACATCAGACCCCTGCCGCTCTTGATCTCTCAAGAGAGGATCTTGTTTTGGGACTAGGTCTCACATTGTAGTTATTTTATATTTCGGCAAATATTATATTTGAGTTAGCATTGTATTGACTCATCGTCTTGAGGTTGGATATGCCGCCTCCATTTTGGGTTTTGAATTTCTATAACACCAGCATTAGTCTGCCTGGAGGCTTCAGAACCCTGATGCACGTACGTTCAGGCGAGTATTGTTCTGCAACTGTGTTTATTCTCGCGATTACAGCTACAACCATTCTTATCATCTGCATCTAAGCCATTTCTTCAGGGGAATTTTAGTGGGCTCGCACCCTTGAAACCCTAGAATTGGTGGAAATGTGCTGTGTTCTATCGATATCAGCAGTGGACAGGGTTTGAGGACTGAATCTGAGACTCTGTGATGCCGTTTCATACAGTGGAATAGCGGATTGTAGCCAAGAGCCATAGTTTacctgaaaattttaattttggcaagttTTCCTCCCACTCGGTCGTTCATAAAGGATTGTATTGAACTTGTAAACCTACTATCCTTGGTTCAACAAAGTTAACAGGACTCCCGGTGTCCGCTTCTAACAGTCTAGATATTTGTGGTTTGGTCTTTAAACCATACTTGGAAGCCTATTATCCTTGGTTCAACAAAATTAACTGGACTCCCGTTGTCGACTTCTAACAGTCTATATGTTTGTGGTTTGGTCTTTAAACCATACTTGGTCTTGTTAATTAATTCTTGCTCATTGCTTCCGCAGCACAATGTGGTCCATGATGCAGGAAATCTATCGAGCACAATATGGTCTGTGGATCATTTGGATGCCTTATCTTCATGGTTTTATCAGGAGTTATCATCCAAATGATAGGTTCTAAGACGGATCTTCGGACTTCATAGATCACTGCTTTAGATGGATCTGGTTTTTCTCTAGTTTCATTTGCTAACGGATCTCAGTATTCCAAATCCAACCCCCTATGCACTGCATCCATCCACATTTGTCTGAAGGTGAAGATTGATCTTACATGAACGTTTTATTCAATCGATATCATCATATTGATTTCTTGACACGCCAATGGCTTATGCGGATGACTGCACAGGAGGCTCCTAGGTATCGAGACTCTGACATCCGGAAAGTTGCATATTTTATGTCAGCCATCTTATCTCCTTGAGAATGCCGAGAGATATGTTTACCATTTTCATTAGGCAAATCAGACTAACTTCAGGATTTGATAatacatggttttttttttgtgtgtaaaTATGAGATTGGGTAGTATAAATTCCATATAAGGTTTGAATATGGCATAACTCGTAGCACATTTTAatcattttgaaaataagagatGGTCAATTATAGCAGTCAAAAAGTTGCTTATCATAAGATGAATTACGAAGCCACATCACATTAATCTGCAGCAGGATATCTAGGTTTCTCACCCATTAGCTCCTCTCCATCACCATAATTTGCATGCCAATTTTCCAGTGGTCCTGAAAGTAATATGGAGCAGTTTAAGACCTTGACTCTGTCCAGATACCGTCAACCCTTTTGGCTAGTTGCCAGTTTTACTCAAATCAGTCATTTGGTAGCAGGGAAGACCATTCTCCTGGAAGATTCAGACCAGATCTCCATCCGCAGCCAGTTGAACAGCTGAGCAGTGAATCTGTGTACTATTATGTGTTACTAATTTTATTTGTTTCAGTTTCAAATACAAGTAATGTGATCAGAGACTTACAGagaatgaataaaaaaataatgaaaagtaATGCTGGTACGTGGTACAATACATGGAAAATTCTGGACTGACTCCTATGCTTTTCTCAGTTTGGCTATGAAATACGACTCCAGCAAACCATGGAATGATTGATAACTTGCTGCATTATAATTTTCCCAACTCAAATCTGCTCAGGGAAAACTTTCTCCAAGAAACTAATGAAACGTTTGGAATACAGCTTAGGTTCAACTGTGGAGATGGACAGGGGATCAAACTTCAGTGATTTATAGGCATGCTCAATTTTCTTAGTCATGTCATACTCCTGCAATATATCTATAATTCCAAGATAGAGAACGACATCATAGACCTCAAAGTGATCGATTTCTGCTGAATCGGGGACTTCATTGTGAAGAAGCTTCCTATGAGCTTGAGCTGGCATGTTAACTCCTAACTGCACCCTCAACCTGTAAAAATCAGCAGACAACATTCCCGAAATGACAATTCCTAGGTGATGAGTAGTTGTGAGAATATGAATTCACAAGCACATTTGAGGAATAGAAATTTAGAGATAAACAAGTGATCCAAGAAGCGCTTCACTTTAACAAAATGTTTAACAGATCATGTTGAAATGCATGATATACAAACTCTTTACCACAATTTCAGTTACTGCATGGCCCACTCAAGTGCAAGTCACATAACAGGATGGCTATTAGATCCTCGACTAGTGCCATTCTTGTGAATGCCATCTTATGAATGATCTATGCAGCTTCTCATATGCTTAGAATATTTTGAGGCGATTGGAACATTTTTTCTAGCAGTACCTCCTCAAGAAAGTTTTGTATATCTACACACCTTTATTAGCACCTCAAGAAAGTTTCGTATATCTACGCAAGTTTATCAGCAACCATCTAGTTTTGCAAGTTGAAATTCCTCTTTCCAACTTTCAGTGGCCCCCAAAAAGTTCACGAGAGCCTGATGACAAAGATAACTAGACTGATAAACCCAGGTGTTGGAAGTAAAGAATAAAGGGTCTCAAGTTAAGGATGAAAAACTATCAAACTAGGCCATGTCCTTTTAAAAGGAATGTAGTAAAAACTGCTATTATCAGGGGAGGAGACATTACGTTACAAGTTGCCACATGGAACTACCGGGACTGGGAATTTAAAGTGAAAATGTTATAAAATACATGGAGGACGAGTTCCTAAATATTATAAAACCTTAGTTCAAGTGCATTTTGAGATGTCGAGATCCAATAATGCACTATCATAGTTGTATATAGAACCATGCATGCTAACCCTAATAGTTCCATCTATTCATGCTAACTTGGTGAATAGGTAAATAGTACCATACATTATGATCTTATAAACACTTCATATATCATGAAGCATGACTAATGGTGTAAATATTTGATTTTTAATAGCCAATCTTTAGATTTTTCATTGTGGGTGAGCCTTGGCATGATGGTAAGATTTCTCCACTGTGATTTGGATGTCATGGATTCAAAACATGGAGACCACCTCTGCGCAAGCGGGGGTAAGGCTGCTACATCCGACCCTTCCCAAATTCTGCAATGGGCTGCCCCTTTTTTATGATCTTTAGATTTTGCATCGACAGACTTCAGGCCAGATCTTATCAGCAGGAGTTTTGATCAACTCTGCATGCTTATAGGTGTGTGTAGGGCCTACATTCTGATCAGACACGCATTTCCAAGCTTTTCCTCCAAGCACTTTCTATACTTTTAAGCTTATATCTAAGACTCTTGTGTTGGATCCTCATCATTGATTCTGACATTCACCACTTCAACACATAAATCAATGATCAACTGCATGACCAATAACATAAGTTCCTTACCCGAACAGCTTTATTAATTTTCAGGATAGCAAACCCCAGTTAGCTAACCCTAACTCTAACCAGCCTTCccactttcccttctctcagTAGTAAAAAGTGGTGTTTGGTTGAAGTTTGGGGTTGGTGGGATAAGGTGAGAAAAATTTGTGAttaagtaaaagaaagagagagagaacaccACAGGTTAACTTTAAGACATCTTTTTGGCGGTCACAGCTTGACATGGTTATCTGACTTTTTGCATATTGACCGATAACTTGAACCCCTTGAAAAGAAACTTGTTTAGTGGATTAGCAGGGCTATCCCTAACATTAATGGATCATTCTCTGGTCCATACAGTATGAGTTTAGTTTTGTTTGGTTTGGATTGCCATGTTTCTTATTGCTTCTTCATCATAGGGCTTGAACAAAATCTAGTTTGATGATTCTAGAAATATTAATGACGTCGTTTGTGTCAAAGTCTTGCATGAAATCTCAACTCACAGTCTCTTTGCAAAAAACAATTCTATACAGCATGCAATTGAGTAGGCATTGCTCACAATATTTTCATTCAATTCTCTGATTTAGTTCAAGTTTCCTATGTTGTCAATAGACCGTAAATCTGCAATTAACATCATAGTGCTAgcttttgtatttattttggTGGTTCTTAATAATTCTTTAAGACTAAGAAGGAAAATAACTTCTCTCCCTTCAGCATGGAAGTTAACCACCACTAAGACTTACACCACCATTTTGATCATTTGCCTAAAACACCCTTTAGTAACATGTGCACTCTTTGCAATTTTGCATCAACCCTAGCTGGTTGGAAACATTGAATTGTTACCTGAATTAACTACGAATGGCATCCTGACACTAAGGACATTGTCATAAGTTATTGATTTATCTACTCTGCATGTTATTTTTCATAGTTAGTCAAAGAATGGTGTACAATCGGCGGTATGAAGGAAGAAGGCAAGGGAAAGGGGCATTCATTGCATAACTTTCCTATTATATACTGCTAAAAATGATTTTTCTATAACATCTTTATATGTTGGCTTGTGCTTGAGCTGCAGCAAGATAGTTTAGGATgaacaaataatgaaacataaacTACTTGTAACATCTCTATTGCTTTACATAGCTAATATATTATTAGAACAAGAAAAATGGGAAATGATAGCTACCTTCCTGTGCCAGGCAAAATAAGATCAACCTCCTCATCACCAACTGCAGATGCCCTTAATGTGCTGCCTCTAATGTGTGAACCGGGCATGGTACTCACAGAACCTGGTTCATGAGCAACCAAAAGCAAACCCTTTGGTGGAACTGTGACCTCATCTTGCGATGGTTCATCAGCTGGAATAGAGTAAGAATAGTTGGAGCACTAAGTAGCAAGAAAAATCTAAGCAATAGGTGAGCAAAACTGAGTCAACTACCCAATGATTTATTGGTAATTTTAAATGTACAAAATTACAAGTATCAGACTAAGGTctcaagaattaaatatttggtTCCTCCCACAGAATTTATTAGAATCTCTTAGCATTGGATGCTGTTGAAGAGCACCAATAAATCTCTTTAACAGGAAAATGATGTATGTTAAGCTGAATAGTGCTGACTTCTCTGGTCTAGCTTTCAAACTGAGATTCACATTTCAAATTATCTGTTACAGATCAAACAGTTCAGAGACAATCAAGGTTCatataaatctatttttaagaaagtaaaaaagtaCCCATCTCTTGAAAAGACAACGAGCACCAATATATGGATCTTGAAAACTAAGTTTTGGGGGACAATTTTAGTCCTATACAATAGATCAGTTTTGTGTAGGGGACTCTTCTGCAGGTCCTATTGCTTTTGGACCTGACAATTAAGTAATCGACCCTTGTACTGTCAGACTGTAACTTGACCAAAGAGACACCTAATTAGATGTGTGATAGCCATTTTTTGCCTACTTAGGGCATGTTTGGATGATTGGGCTGAAAAAAAAGACTTGCTGTggtcttttttttctccctatGGGATTTAGGCCGGCCCACTACAAAGCTATTTTTGGGTATTTATAAATATAGGCCTAGCGCAGTATGTAATCCtaagattttgctggttgtccCAATCCACGAATCCAATAGGATTTTCGGCCCAATCACCCAAACAGGCCCTTAAAGTGGATACCCTAATTgtacaaggaaaaaaaatgatgcatgGCACATTCTTAGTTCTTgctttctccttctcttcttttgtcCTTGTGATCTCTTCCTCTTTTGTCAAATCTTGTCCTTCTTCCATCTAAAATCACTTAAGGGTATGCAGAAATTGTATTTGAGATACCATAAGGAGACTTAAAGTTGATATACTGTACCATAGTAAGTTAGAATGATCTCTTTGATGATATGACCATTAGTTTCtcttctgcatcttcttttgacttcattttagttttccttttcctaaaCTTCTTGATTTTTCAATTGTGAACAAAGAGAACAAAATTAATATCTGCTCAGTTAGTAGAGTGTGTGGATCAATATCTTGAGTCTAAGGAtcatttattttaattctaGATCATCTATAGTATTTGAACTAACATTTTTCCTTCTCCATCTTTATCTCTTCGCTCACCTTCTGTATTTATGCAGTTATGAGCAAATCATCCAAGAGAAGAATATCAAAGTCAAATAGTGAAAGCTACACAATATTGACAGTATTGCTAAGCATCGAGGTTTGAAACAACAATTTCTTTGAGCACTCCTTAAAGACCAGTGGATTCATGGAGCAAAGAAATATTACTTTGGCGGACTCATAGACAGCTTCCATGCAGTTGCACCAATTTTTCAGTATAAATTAGCAAAGTGACACATCATAACTTGAACAAATACATTACAACAATCAAGATTATAATACATATTAAAATAATGAAAGATGTGGGCCTCTGATAAGTTCCAAGGAGGGCTTTGCAGCAATAACAGAAGCATTGGCCATTGTGTTATGAGCCAATTGCTAAAAATTCCTTTgagattctttctttttttcattgaCCATGAAATATAATTAAAGGTTACCTTGAGTTTATTATATCAGTAGGATTAGTTTTCATTTGTAAAATCAGTTAGGATTTGATTTATGTATCTTGGGATTTAAGCCACCACTAAGGCCTATTTTAGCCAGAGTAAGGTTACCCTAAAGAACTGATTTTGTTCTCTTAGTTGGTTCTGTATCTCCTATTCCATCATTTGTCATCATGAAACTAAGCTTAGGGTGCTCTAAATGCAATCCTTCACTTTGGGATTGTGCCAATTTACATTTTACTAAATTGCTTCTTTAATAGTGACTTTGTGTGTATGAATTAATATTATCTAGCATGCTTGCTTCTGCCCCATATTAATCACCTTCACAGGATTCCCCTTGTACGCTTTGAAAAAACTACAACCTAAGATTATCTATACAAACATCTGATGATCATACCAACTTTATCTTGAATGTCTATTAAATCATGCAATTACATAAACATATACACACATAATGTAAGGTTAAACCTGAGAAATGATGTTACTTGAATTAGTTAAGTAGGAAGAAAATGCCTGGTCTGCATGTTTTTACACTTTTTTACATGCTGACATGGCAGcacatgaaaagaaattttcagtATAGCTTTCTGAAGTTTCAAAACTGCTTCCAATGATGTGCTTCCAGGTCAGCATGTGAATATTATGCATAGGAATAGCATTGTGTTCTGAACAATGAATGAATCCCACTAAATCTGAAAAATGGGCATcaaacaaaagcaaaaataaggaCAGTTTCAGTGGTGACTGCTTTGTTTGAATCGGGCATAAGAgccacaacaaaaaaaaattagaaatgagatACCTACAGTTGTTGGCTTGTGAGCTTGAACTGTTTTGAAGTGTATGTTGACATTCCAAGAGAGCCTTCAAATGTTCAGGAGCCCTAAAATGCAGCCCCAACAGCATGCTATAATCAATTATACATTGTGATTCTAGGAACATGCAGTCTAGAGAGATTTGTCTGCAAAAGGGGGGAAATATTTTGCCTAAGAAAAAAGGTCATTTGtattataaatgaaaaataacAAGTTACAAGAATACATAATCATAACCCCAGTAACATTAAAAGTATCCATTCACAACTTCGGCATTTTGCGAAATCCATGAGGAACTGGAGTTAGCAAGTTGTCAGATATCAGTAGTGGACAGATAGAACATGTTAAAACTACCAAAACAAGACTTATCTTAAACAAGTTTTTAAGATCTCATATAACAAACTTTTACTTCTAATTGGCTCACTCAAGTTACTGCTTGTTGTACAGACCAAGAGTCCCAAGTACAAATCCATATTGCATCAACTGATAAAAATAGTGCCAGAAGGCTTTTGGCACGATAAAGGGTGCTATGTTATGTTTGTGCCAGTTTGTATCAATGTGTATTGTTCTGCTGATGCATATTTGATCATATCCTACTACCCATTCTGAATGGTCATATGCCTACTACAGATGGTTTGGAACTCTTGCCACAATTTACAATTATGTAAGCTTCAGATAACACTACCAGTAATACAAGCTTTCGCATTACCCACCATACACAAAAATCCACCATATTTAGCTAAAGTGCAACCATAATTACATCTTCCCCATGTAGTATTTATCATgaattttgatattatttgtatATATTAATCTGAAAACATGACTGTGTAGTTGAAATTATGGAATATGTTTAATGAATGACAATGCACACAGATATCAAGGATAATTTATGATTCTGGAATTCTACATACTACCTAATTACTATGTTTATATGCCTTAAAGAAATGTTCTTTACACCATTACAAAGTAGCTGAAGTTGCTCGatgttttaaaaagaaaaaaaggaataaaTTTGCATGTCTTAGCATGCCAATTCAAATTAAAGACATACGCATGTCTCTGTGCAAGTGTGCGTGCCCTGGGCAGTCGTGAGGGAAGGATACAGCTTTTACAAAGATCACAAAA
It includes:
- the LOC103716023 gene encoding pinin-like, with product MASGAVEKTAEELRKEIQELQRQQREITERLRDPRGLRRAGLAPNGPRPTGGPRQRGVVRPAVESEDQLAPKRRLLSAVVKVDGGENKEEDSGANDAREKDPAGELGEPSGGENSKPRAANSQSNGGVRMDGNYRSRRMDFDIPTEPVPRNLPKDEDPSLVKRNKRMLGQLLGTLEKFREEDKQLSATEAYMRRSDSLRRAEQKAREESERLRQQEREQIAEKRRRDLTLRARVAAKAEQKKLDLLFLLWAEHHKKLSNFLRTKAEPPIYYMPAKPLVEDTAIVEQRKEQVFLEWKSARRAELSEYQKQIEEQHISNVEKELERWQNARNARRANNLVNLQETMDKELETHKLEHGPKTRRIPGSNDDEEDVEDIAAEDELMDEVLEVHERIDGDAAKLSETGNGSPSPVEMQ